The Variovorax paradoxus genome window below encodes:
- a CDS encoding nuclear transport factor 2 family protein, with the protein MSQTNKATLERANAAIVEGDYEGFLSACTDDTKWTFVGEQTLDGKEAVRQWMAQTYKEPPRFDVHRLVAEGDIVAAIGEITLKDAAGKATHHSYCDVWRFRDGKLAELHAFVVETGGTA; encoded by the coding sequence ATGTCACAGACGAACAAGGCCACCCTCGAGCGGGCCAACGCGGCCATCGTCGAAGGCGACTACGAAGGTTTTCTGAGTGCCTGCACCGACGACACGAAGTGGACCTTCGTGGGCGAACAGACGCTCGACGGCAAGGAAGCCGTTCGCCAATGGATGGCGCAGACGTACAAGGAGCCGCCCCGATTCGACGTGCATCGGCTGGTCGCCGAGGGCGACATCGTGGCGGCGATCGGCGAGATCACGCTGAAAGACGCCGCGGGCAAGGCGACGCATCACAGCTACTGCGATGTCTGGCGCTTTCGCGACGGGAAGCTGGCCGAGCTGCATGCCTTCGTGGTCGAGACGGGAGGGACCGCATGA
- a CDS encoding amino acid ABC transporter substrate-binding protein, producing MSSSAIEIGALAPLSRPGWVEAGEHLLAGMELAVREINEAGGVDGRPLRLVARDTAADPAKAMAALDELAGLGVVALAGEYHSVVARAAAARAHALGLPFLCASAVLDALCEQPTPWVARLAPAQSHGWRIYADFLLGEGHRRIAVAADASVYWAAGTGILREHLAARDGVLIELDARALSPAALCDQLFEQRATAVLMLAGHPEPAVPIVKAVRHDPRLAGMRIGAPAGQPEFAEWMAALGVDGAAIPFLRYLPEHLGSSAMRIEAALRERLGSAPSFVAFEGHDAIAVLAEAMRSHGASRQGIAEAWGQKSFESSRGPLRFSRVPGIDVLQWAWPPVQVVERDSSKPDRFRVLHTGV from the coding sequence ATGAGTTCTTCCGCGATCGAGATCGGCGCGCTCGCGCCGCTGAGCCGGCCGGGCTGGGTCGAGGCGGGCGAGCATCTGCTCGCGGGCATGGAACTGGCCGTGCGCGAGATCAACGAGGCGGGCGGTGTCGACGGCCGGCCCCTGCGCCTCGTGGCAAGGGACACCGCGGCCGATCCCGCGAAAGCCATGGCCGCCTTGGACGAACTGGCAGGCCTCGGCGTGGTGGCACTGGCCGGGGAGTACCACAGCGTGGTCGCCCGCGCGGCCGCCGCACGCGCGCATGCACTCGGCCTGCCGTTCCTCTGCGCGTCGGCGGTGCTCGATGCGCTGTGCGAACAGCCGACGCCCTGGGTGGCGCGGCTGGCGCCGGCGCAGTCGCATGGCTGGCGGATCTATGCGGACTTCCTGCTCGGCGAAGGCCATCGCCGCATCGCGGTCGCGGCCGATGCCAGCGTCTACTGGGCGGCGGGCACGGGCATCCTGCGCGAGCACCTGGCCGCGCGCGACGGTGTGCTGATCGAGCTCGATGCGCGTGCGTTGTCGCCCGCGGCACTGTGCGACCAGCTGTTCGAGCAACGCGCCACGGCCGTCCTGATGCTGGCCGGCCATCCCGAGCCGGCCGTGCCCATCGTCAAGGCCGTGCGCCATGACCCGCGCCTTGCCGGCATGCGGATCGGCGCGCCGGCAGGGCAGCCCGAGTTCGCCGAATGGATGGCGGCGCTGGGCGTGGATGGCGCGGCGATTCCGTTTCTTCGCTATCTGCCCGAGCACCTCGGTTCGTCAGCCATGCGCATCGAGGCGGCCTTGCGCGAGCGACTCGGCTCGGCGCCTTCGTTCGTCGCCTTCGAGGGCCACGACGCGATCGCCGTGCTCGCGGAGGCGATGCGATCGCATGGTGCGTCGCGCCAGGGTATCGCCGAGGCTTGGGGTCAAAAGTCCTTCGAAAGCAGCCGCGGCCCGCTCCGGTTCTCGCGCGTGCCGGGCATCGATGTCCTGCAATGGGCCTGGCCGCCGGTCCAGGTCGTCGAGCGCGATTCCTCGAAGCCCGATCGCTTCAGGGTGCTTCACACCGGCGTCTGA
- a CDS encoding alpha/beta hydrolase → MTATVRHRRIQVGNVDTFYREAGPPDAPAVLLPHGYPCSSYEFRNLMPLLGDRWRLVAPDYPGAGYSATPEDFDYSFDGYAQFLDRFVKTLGLSRFALYLHDFGSPIGARLAIMAPERIVAQIIQNGDIPYEDALGPKYAEIEETWTLPESEMRAQLTKAIDEETFEEEFLNALDDERADRIPPDLWKLHWSLVTPKRKEVAIDLIAGLKQNRAWFPAHRQYLATHKPPTLIVWGPHDHYMPEKSARAYLRDLPQAELHLLDGGHWLLETHLEEVSGLMRDFLGRVHA, encoded by the coding sequence ATGACCGCCACCGTTCGACACCGCCGCATCCAGGTCGGCAACGTGGACACCTTCTACCGCGAAGCCGGCCCGCCCGATGCGCCGGCCGTGCTGCTGCCGCATGGCTACCCGTGCTCGTCCTACGAGTTCCGCAACCTGATGCCGCTGCTCGGGGACCGCTGGCGGCTCGTCGCGCCCGACTACCCTGGCGCGGGGTACAGCGCCACGCCCGAGGACTTCGACTACAGCTTCGACGGCTATGCGCAATTCCTCGACCGCTTCGTGAAGACGCTGGGCCTGTCGCGCTTCGCGCTCTACCTGCACGACTTCGGCTCGCCGATCGGCGCGCGGCTGGCGATCATGGCGCCCGAGCGCATCGTGGCGCAGATCATCCAGAACGGCGACATTCCCTACGAGGATGCGCTGGGCCCGAAGTACGCGGAGATCGAGGAGACCTGGACCCTGCCCGAGTCCGAGATGCGCGCCCAACTGACGAAAGCCATCGACGAGGAGACCTTCGAGGAGGAGTTCCTCAATGCACTGGACGACGAGCGCGCCGACCGGATTCCGCCGGACCTGTGGAAGCTGCACTGGTCACTGGTCACGCCGAAACGCAAGGAGGTTGCGATCGACCTGATCGCGGGCCTGAAACAGAACCGCGCGTGGTTTCCAGCGCATCGCCAATACCTCGCGACCCACAAGCCGCCGACGCTGATCGTCTGGGGGCCGCACGATCACTACATGCCCGAGAAGTCGGCGCGCGCCTATTTGCGCGACCTGCCGCAGGCCGAGCTGCATCTGCTCGATGGCGGGCACTGGCTGCTCGAGACGCACCTCGAGGAGGTGTCGGGCCTGATGCGCGACTTCCTGGGAAGGGTGCACGCCTGA
- a CDS encoding HAMP domain-containing histidine kinase: MMSSSWPPRAVSLRRFLLLWLLGGLWLVVACIAAFHLVAVLIELARAQDARLVAALGAPGQPGVGAVFERTGSLDGSRIAGDRMLEAFPWVASLPASGAPRLYVSQRGDVAVRAAAALREDATQPGGKVVVQAAEPMRARFAAWDQMPRQLLSWLAAAALGMSAVVLSAVALTSRWLARARRALDAPQLDMALYDGPSELRPAMARMHELHQRQREWVEEQRRFLADASHQLRTPMSVLRTQLQSAMAGDVPAGEILPQMLHTVDRATDMANQLLSLSKLEQVKRAGRLQAVLLHAAAVDAVMELAPLIAAKRLDFALEGDEQLGATGDPLMLGELLRNLLANAIHHTPDGGRLGILVRAYAATVELVVWDGGPGVDDALRPRLFQAFSATKGGVGLGLSICRQIAEAMGASMEIHNRVDTGRVIGVDAVVRWSQAP, encoded by the coding sequence ATGATGTCGTCGTCCTGGCCGCCACGTGCCGTGTCGCTACGGCGCTTCCTGCTGCTGTGGCTGCTGGGCGGCCTGTGGCTGGTCGTGGCCTGCATCGCGGCGTTCCATCTGGTGGCCGTGCTGATCGAGCTGGCACGGGCGCAGGACGCGCGGCTGGTGGCGGCGCTCGGCGCGCCGGGGCAGCCCGGCGTCGGCGCCGTGTTCGAGCGGACCGGTTCGCTCGACGGCAGCCGGATCGCCGGCGACCGCATGCTCGAGGCGTTCCCGTGGGTCGCGAGCCTGCCGGCGTCGGGCGCGCCGCGCCTCTACGTGAGCCAGCGCGGGGACGTGGCGGTGCGTGCCGCGGCGGCCTTGCGCGAGGACGCGACCCAGCCCGGAGGGAAGGTGGTGGTCCAGGCGGCTGAACCGATGCGCGCGCGCTTCGCGGCCTGGGACCAGATGCCGCGGCAGCTGCTGAGCTGGCTCGCCGCGGCCGCCCTCGGCATGTCGGCCGTGGTGCTCTCGGCGGTGGCCTTGACCTCGCGCTGGCTGGCGCGCGCGCGCCGCGCACTCGATGCTCCGCAACTGGACATGGCGCTCTACGACGGCCCCTCCGAACTGCGCCCGGCGATGGCGCGCATGCATGAGCTGCACCAGCGGCAGCGCGAATGGGTCGAGGAGCAGCGCCGCTTCCTGGCCGATGCCTCGCACCAGCTGCGCACGCCGATGTCGGTGCTGCGCACGCAGCTGCAGTCGGCGATGGCGGGCGACGTGCCGGCCGGCGAGATCCTGCCGCAGATGCTGCACACGGTCGATCGCGCGACGGACATGGCCAACCAGCTGCTGAGCCTCAGCAAGCTCGAGCAGGTCAAGCGGGCGGGGCGCCTGCAGGCGGTGCTGCTGCATGCGGCGGCTGTCGACGCGGTGATGGAGCTCGCGCCGCTCATCGCGGCCAAGCGGCTGGACTTCGCGCTCGAGGGCGACGAGCAGTTGGGCGCCACCGGCGATCCTCTGATGCTCGGCGAGCTGCTGCGCAACCTGCTCGCGAATGCGATCCATCACACGCCCGATGGCGGCCGGCTCGGCATCCTGGTGCGTGCCTATGCCGCGACGGTGGAACTCGTGGTCTGGGACGGCGGCCCGGGCGTCGACGATGCGCTGCGGCCGCGGCTGTTCCAGGCGTTCTCGGCCACCAAGGGCGGGGTCGGCCTGGGCCTGTCGATCTGCCGCCAGATCGCCGAGGCCATGGGCGCGTCGATGGAGATCCACAACCGCGTCGATACCGGCCGGGTCATCGGCGTCGACGCCGTGGTCCGCTGGAGCCAGGCCCCCTGA
- a CDS encoding PLP-dependent aminotransferase family protein: MEAVRAKIANRALVEGDRLPSVRSFAETMGVSPSTVVEAYDRLEAEGVIRARRGSGFYVTGANLPPMALAEMGAPRERDVDPFWVSRQSLDADGSFLMPGCGWLPADWMPHAALRKGLRALSRADDALLADYGSTRGALALRRLLLARLADEGIAATPEQLLLTTSGTQAIDLICRLLLRPGDTVLVDDPCYFNFQALLRAHQAKIVGVPFTPTGPDVAAFTQALAQNPRLYITNSALHNPTGATISPQTAHRVLGAAAAQGMTIVEDEVFADFEPSPSPRLAVLDGLQRVIRIGSFSKTLSASVRCGYIAARRDWIDGLVDLQVATQFGGPSPVATELIAGVLAGGSYRKHMDEVRQRLTRARKDATERLAALGIAPWLAPRGGFYLWCRLPDGLDSAVLARRCMEQKVVLAPGNVFSVSQTAGSFARFNVAQLGDRRVFGLLKEAMKDSMPPRSTTARRKQSAAL; the protein is encoded by the coding sequence ATGGAGGCGGTGCGCGCCAAGATCGCGAACCGCGCCCTGGTGGAAGGCGACCGCCTGCCCTCGGTGCGCAGCTTCGCCGAGACCATGGGCGTCTCGCCCTCGACCGTGGTCGAGGCCTACGACCGCCTCGAGGCCGAGGGCGTGATCCGCGCGCGCCGCGGCTCGGGCTTCTACGTGACCGGCGCCAACCTGCCGCCGATGGCGCTGGCCGAGATGGGCGCGCCGCGCGAGCGCGACGTCGATCCCTTCTGGGTCTCGCGCCAGTCGCTGGATGCCGATGGCTCCTTCCTCATGCCGGGCTGCGGCTGGCTGCCGGCCGACTGGATGCCGCACGCGGCCTTGCGCAAGGGCCTGCGCGCGCTGAGCCGCGCCGACGACGCATTGCTGGCCGACTACGGCAGCACGCGCGGCGCGCTCGCGCTGCGCCGCCTGCTGCTGGCGCGCCTGGCCGACGAAGGCATCGCCGCGACGCCCGAACAGCTGCTGCTGACGACCTCGGGCACGCAGGCCATCGACCTGATCTGCCGCCTGCTGCTGCGGCCCGGCGACACGGTGCTGGTCGACGACCCCTGCTACTTCAACTTCCAGGCGCTGCTGCGCGCCCACCAGGCGAAGATCGTCGGCGTGCCGTTCACGCCCACCGGTCCCGATGTCGCGGCCTTCACGCAGGCACTGGCGCAGAACCCGCGGCTCTACATCACCAACTCGGCGCTGCACAACCCCACCGGCGCCACCATCTCGCCGCAGACCGCGCACCGCGTGCTCGGCGCGGCCGCGGCGCAGGGCATGACGATCGTCGAGGACGAGGTCTTCGCCGACTTCGAGCCCTCGCCCTCGCCGCGGCTGGCGGTGCTCGACGGCCTGCAGCGCGTGATCCGCATCGGCAGCTTCTCCAAGACGCTCTCGGCCTCGGTGCGCTGCGGCTACATCGCCGCGCGCCGCGACTGGATCGACGGGCTGGTCGACCTTCAGGTGGCGACCCAGTTCGGCGGCCCGAGCCCGGTGGCCACCGAGCTGATCGCCGGCGTGCTGGCCGGCGGCAGCTATCGCAAGCACATGGACGAGGTGCGCCAGCGCCTCACGCGCGCGCGCAAGGACGCCACCGAGCGCCTGGCGGCGCTGGGGATCGCGCCCTGGCTCGCGCCGCGCGGCGGCTTCTACCTCTGGTGCCGTCTGCCCGATGGGCTCGACTCCGCGGTGCTGGCGCGGCGCTGCATGGAACAGAAGGTCGTGCTCGCGCCCGGCAATGTCTTCAGCGTCTCGCAGACGGCGGGCTCGTTCGCGCGCTTCAATGTCGCGCAGCTCGGCGACCGGCGCGTGTTCGGCCTCCTCAAGGAGGCCATGAAGGACAGCATGCCGCCGCGCAGCACGACGGCCAGGCGCAAGCAAAGCGCGGCCCTGTGA
- a CDS encoding GNAT family N-acetyltransferase — MTATPLHFRPVESDADLLACHPIVRQLRPHLANPEAFQQAVTEQRREGYRMLAAWQHDAPCGFAGYRFQRNLIHGRFLYVDDLVTTQDERSSGVGSALLGALKTLAREAGCTRLTLDTGLDNALAQRFYFRNGLLARGLHFGFDLR; from the coding sequence ATGACCGCCACCCCGCTCCACTTCCGCCCCGTCGAATCCGACGCCGACCTCCTCGCCTGCCACCCCATCGTGCGCCAGCTGCGCCCGCACCTCGCGAACCCCGAAGCCTTCCAGCAGGCCGTGACCGAGCAGCGCCGCGAGGGCTACCGCATGCTCGCGGCCTGGCAGCACGATGCGCCCTGCGGCTTCGCGGGCTACCGCTTCCAGCGCAACCTGATCCACGGACGCTTCCTCTACGTCGACGACCTCGTGACCACGCAGGACGAGCGCAGCAGTGGCGTGGGCAGCGCGCTGCTCGGCGCGCTGAAGACGCTGGCGCGCGAAGCAGGCTGCACGCGCCTCACGCTCGACACCGGCCTGGACAACGCGCTGGCGCAGCGCTTCTACTTCCGCAACGGGCTGCTCGCGCGCGGTCTGCACTTCGGTTTCGACCTGCGCTAG
- a CDS encoding DMT family transporter, whose protein sequence is MTSEGSRRHSAGWGSGLLGVLIFSGSLPATRVAVADFSPLFLTAARAVIAALLGAVFLFALREARPKRADLVPLILVSIGVVVGFPLLTALALQHIDAAHSVVFVGLLPLSTAIFGVLRGGERPRPAFWLFSIVGAAVVAGFALHGSRGGSLRGDLLMIAAIVVCGLGYAEGATLSRRLGGWQVICWALLLSLPLMAAIALFTLPHAWDRIGAPAWAGLAYVSVFSMMIGFVFWYRGLALGGIAGVGQLQLLQPFFGLLLAGLLLGEPVAWTMIASTVVVVFCVAGAKRFA, encoded by the coding sequence ATGACAAGCGAAGGTTCTCGACGACATTCGGCCGGCTGGGGCAGCGGCCTGCTGGGCGTGCTCATCTTCAGCGGCTCGCTGCCCGCCACGCGCGTGGCCGTGGCCGATTTCTCGCCGCTGTTCCTGACGGCCGCGCGCGCGGTGATCGCCGCCCTGCTGGGCGCGGTGTTTCTGTTCGCGTTGCGCGAGGCGCGGCCAAAGCGTGCCGACCTCGTGCCGCTGATCCTGGTGTCCATCGGCGTGGTCGTCGGCTTTCCGCTGCTGACAGCGCTCGCGCTGCAGCACATCGATGCCGCGCACTCGGTGGTCTTCGTCGGCTTGCTGCCGCTGTCGACCGCGATCTTCGGCGTGCTGCGCGGCGGCGAGCGGCCCAGGCCCGCCTTCTGGCTGTTCTCGATCGTCGGCGCCGCGGTGGTGGCCGGCTTCGCGCTGCACGGCAGCCGCGGCGGCAGCTTGCGGGGCGACCTGCTGATGATCGCGGCCATCGTGGTGTGCGGGCTCGGCTATGCCGAAGGCGCCACGCTCTCGCGCCGCCTCGGTGGCTGGCAGGTGATCTGCTGGGCGCTGCTGCTGTCGCTGCCGCTCATGGCGGCCATCGCGCTGTTCACCCTGCCGCATGCCTGGGACCGCATCGGCGCGCCGGCCTGGGCCGGCCTCGCCTACGTGTCGGTCTTCAGCATGATGATCGGCTTCGTCTTCTGGTACCGCGGCCTGGCGCTCGGCGGCATCGCGGGCGTGGGGCAGCTGCAATTGCTGCAGCCCTTCTTCGGCCTGCTGCTGGCCGGGCTGCTGCTCGGCGAGCCGGTGGCCTGGACCATGATCGCCTCGACCGTGGTCGTGGTGTTCTGCGTGGCAGGCGCCAAGCGCTTCGCCTGA
- a CDS encoding ABC transporter substrate-binding protein, producing the protein MNKTNALAAFALAAGLCAPAVHAQGAGQLNVICSVQDEWCSLMSTTFARSSGIKVNVLKRGSGEALAQLLAERGNPKTDVWFGGTGDPHLQAAEQDLTLAYKSPSLPQLHAWSQSQAEQSQWRTVGVYSGPLGFAYNTELLAKKKLPEPKCWKDLLSPGLRGEIQVANPASSGTAYTMIATLVQLMGEDKAFDYMKGLHRNVSQYARSGTGPIKAAARGETTVSISFVHDAPSEQMQGFPIATATPCEGTGAEIGSMSIIKGARNLENARKFYEWALTPAAQQLAAAAHQYQLPSNKSATLDSHIPDFRKIRLIDYDYAKYGRSAERKRLIERWEREVNGQTR; encoded by the coding sequence ATGAACAAGACAAACGCCCTCGCGGCCTTCGCGCTGGCCGCCGGCCTGTGTGCGCCGGCCGTCCATGCCCAGGGGGCCGGCCAGCTGAACGTCATCTGCTCCGTGCAGGACGAATGGTGCTCGCTCATGAGCACCACCTTCGCCCGCAGTTCGGGCATCAAGGTCAACGTGCTCAAGCGCGGCAGCGGCGAGGCGCTGGCCCAGTTGCTGGCCGAACGCGGCAACCCGAAGACCGACGTCTGGTTCGGCGGCACGGGCGATCCCCATCTCCAGGCCGCGGAGCAGGACCTGACCCTCGCGTACAAGTCGCCCTCGCTGCCGCAGTTGCATGCCTGGTCGCAGTCGCAGGCCGAGCAGTCGCAGTGGCGCACCGTCGGCGTGTACTCCGGACCGCTGGGCTTCGCCTACAACACCGAACTGCTGGCGAAGAAGAAGCTGCCCGAGCCCAAGTGCTGGAAGGACCTGCTGTCGCCGGGCCTGCGCGGCGAGATCCAGGTCGCCAATCCCGCGAGCTCGGGAACGGCCTACACCATGATCGCGACCCTCGTGCAGCTGATGGGCGAGGACAAGGCCTTCGACTACATGAAGGGCCTGCACCGCAACGTGAGCCAGTACGCGCGTTCCGGCACCGGCCCGATCAAGGCCGCGGCACGCGGCGAGACCACGGTGTCGATCAGCTTCGTGCACGACGCGCCGAGCGAGCAGATGCAGGGCTTCCCGATCGCGACCGCCACGCCCTGCGAGGGCACCGGCGCCGAGATCGGTTCGATGTCGATCATCAAGGGCGCGCGCAATCTCGAGAACGCCAGGAAATTCTACGAATGGGCCCTGACGCCCGCGGCGCAGCAACTGGCCGCGGCGGCGCACCAGTACCAGCTGCCGTCCAACAAGTCGGCCACGCTGGACAGCCATATCCCCGACTTCCGCAAGATCCGCCTCATCGACTACGACTACGCGAAGTACGGGCGCTCGGCCGAGCGCAAGCGCCTGATCGAACGCTGGGAGCGCGAAGTCAATGGCCAGACGCGCTGA
- a CDS encoding iron ABC transporter permease, producing the protein MKLDPHNWPIALWSVVGLLAFCLLPWYALPDGLAGLQGVGELLAGHDSSSAPAQVLLHRRPWLVLAAWPLVAGLLAMRMAPGVAQGRLLAGCGALGVVGVLLQGFAIGLPAADPAPGLFAAAAAAGQPGFGWGAMLVLCALLMLTAFGAARTGAFRGDLFVAAAVVGAGSLLLAFVALPVFRSLAGAFLDDAGQFSAGAWFARIASERIWGVGCLHSARSCGVAWNTLALATLTGLTTTVLGTLLALVENRSASRIRHALRFLAPLPIITPPFVVGLGLILLFGRAGLVNQLIEWAFGIEPTRWFYGWFGVWLAQLFAFTPIAFLIVRGVIEGISPSLEEASQTLRADAWRTFRHVTFPLMLPGLTNAFLVGFIESIADFGNPIIVGGQFSVLSTEIFFAIVGAQFDQGRAAALALILTVFALGVFAVQRGILGRKNFTTVSGKGDAGLSMRLPDGLRRAALCVVVPWLVFTLVVYVFAFCGGFVQTWGRNYTPTLAHFRTAFSVVVEGGVVQWAGVAWDSLFTTVRLAAVAAPLTAGLGLLIAWLLARVQFRGQGAFEFSALMAFAIPGTVLGVSYVLAFNAPPLEMTGTGLIIVLCFIFRNLPVGVRAGSAAFKQLDKSLDEASLMLRASTARTLWSVTLPLLKPALAASLIYSFVRSMTTVSAVIFLVTAQTELATTFIIGRVGQGDYGVALAYSTALIVLMAVVTGLVQWRVGDRRLGRRAVAARRPDTGAADARHAPAAT; encoded by the coding sequence ATGAAGCTCGATCCTCACAACTGGCCGATCGCGCTGTGGTCGGTCGTCGGCCTGCTCGCCTTCTGCCTGCTGCCCTGGTATGCCTTGCCCGATGGCCTCGCGGGGTTGCAGGGCGTGGGCGAACTGCTCGCGGGCCATGACAGTTCCTCGGCGCCCGCGCAGGTGCTGCTGCATCGCCGGCCCTGGCTCGTGCTTGCCGCCTGGCCGCTGGTCGCCGGCCTGCTGGCGATGCGGATGGCGCCCGGTGTCGCGCAGGGACGGCTGCTGGCCGGTTGCGGCGCGCTGGGCGTGGTGGGCGTGCTGCTGCAGGGCTTCGCCATCGGCCTGCCCGCCGCCGACCCGGCGCCGGGCCTGTTCGCGGCCGCGGCCGCCGCCGGCCAGCCCGGCTTCGGCTGGGGCGCGATGCTCGTGCTGTGCGCGCTTCTGATGCTGACCGCGTTCGGCGCGGCGCGCACGGGTGCGTTCCGCGGCGACCTGTTCGTCGCGGCGGCCGTGGTGGGCGCGGGCAGCCTGCTGCTGGCCTTCGTCGCGCTGCCGGTGTTCCGCTCGCTGGCCGGCGCCTTCCTCGACGATGCCGGCCAGTTCAGCGCCGGCGCCTGGTTCGCGCGCATCGCGAGCGAAAGGATCTGGGGCGTCGGCTGCCTGCATTCGGCGCGCAGCTGCGGCGTTGCCTGGAACACGCTGGCACTGGCCACGCTGACCGGGCTCACGACCACGGTGCTCGGCACGCTGCTCGCGCTGGTCGAGAACCGCAGTGCCTCGCGGATCCGGCATGCGCTGCGCTTCCTCGCGCCGCTGCCGATCATCACGCCGCCTTTCGTGGTGGGGCTCGGCCTGATCCTGCTGTTCGGGCGGGCGGGGCTGGTCAACCAGTTGATCGAATGGGCCTTCGGCATCGAACCCACGCGCTGGTTCTACGGCTGGTTCGGCGTCTGGCTCGCGCAGCTGTTCGCCTTCACGCCGATTGCCTTCCTCATCGTTCGCGGCGTGATCGAGGGGATCAGCCCGTCGCTCGAGGAGGCCTCGCAGACGCTGCGCGCCGATGCCTGGCGGACCTTCCGCCACGTCACCTTCCCGCTGATGCTGCCGGGCCTGACGAACGCCTTCCTGGTCGGCTTCATCGAGAGCATCGCCGACTTCGGCAACCCGATCATCGTGGGCGGGCAGTTCTCGGTGCTGTCCACGGAGATCTTCTTCGCGATCGTCGGCGCGCAGTTCGACCAGGGCCGGGCGGCCGCGCTCGCGCTGATCCTGACCGTGTTCGCATTGGGGGTCTTCGCGGTGCAGCGCGGGATCCTGGGCCGCAAGAACTTCACCACCGTCTCGGGCAAGGGCGACGCGGGGCTCTCGATGCGCCTGCCCGACGGGCTGCGCCGCGCCGCGCTGTGCGTGGTCGTGCCATGGCTGGTCTTCACGCTGGTGGTCTATGTGTTCGCCTTCTGCGGCGGCTTCGTGCAGACCTGGGGCCGGAACTACACGCCCACGCTGGCGCACTTCCGCACGGCCTTCTCGGTGGTGGTGGAGGGGGGCGTCGTGCAATGGGCCGGCGTGGCCTGGGACTCGCTCTTCACGACGGTGCGCCTGGCGGCCGTGGCGGCGCCGCTCACCGCGGGGCTGGGCCTCCTGATCGCCTGGCTGCTGGCGCGCGTGCAGTTCCGCGGGCAGGGCGCGTTCGAGTTCTCCGCGCTCATGGCCTTCGCGATCCCGGGCACGGTGCTGGGCGTGAGCTACGTGCTGGCCTTCAACGCTCCGCCGCTCGAGATGACGGGCACCGGGCTGATCATCGTGCTGTGCTTCATCTTCCGGAACCTGCCGGTGGGCGTGCGCGCGGGCTCGGCGGCCTTCAAGCAGCTCGACAAGTCGCTCGACGAGGCCTCGCTGATGCTGCGCGCCTCGACCGCGCGCACGCTCTGGTCGGTCACGCTGCCGCTGCTGAAGCCGGCGCTCGCGGCTTCGCTGATCTACAGTTTCGTGCGTTCCATGACCACCGTGTCGGCGGTGATCTTCCTCGTCACGGCGCAGACCGAGCTGGCCACCACCTTCATCATCGGCCGCGTCGGCCAGGGCGACTACGGCGTGGCGCTCGCATACAGCACCGCGCTGATCGTGCTGATGGCAGTGGTCACCGGCCTCGTGCAGTGGCGCGTCGGCGACCGCAGGCTGGGCCGCAGGGCCGTGGCGGCCCGGCGCCCGGACACCGGGGCGGCCGACGCGCGGCATGCGCCGGCGGCCACCTGA
- a CDS encoding response regulator transcription factor, translating into MQLLLVEDDFDLSGILSRSLSSRGFEILCCSDGAEALAAARKKNFDIILLDLSLPGLDGLELLRRLRGDGNATPVLILTARGAVGDRIAGLNAGADDYLAKPFDLEEMIARVGALTRRLGRNGELRCGRLRYESAANVFYRDESPLELSQREAELLKKLMSRVDRVVPREELRQAVFGADTAQSEAIDLVVHRLRKKLVGASVEVLNLRGVGYLLCDDSSAAAQRPVGG; encoded by the coding sequence ATGCAACTGCTGCTCGTGGAAGACGACTTCGACCTGTCGGGAATACTGTCCCGCAGCCTGTCGTCGCGCGGCTTCGAGATCCTGTGCTGCAGCGATGGCGCCGAGGCCCTGGCGGCTGCGCGCAAGAAGAACTTCGACATCATCCTCCTCGACCTGTCGCTGCCCGGGCTCGACGGCCTGGAACTGCTGCGCCGCCTGCGCGGCGACGGGAACGCGACGCCGGTGCTGATCCTGACGGCCCGCGGCGCGGTCGGCGACCGGATCGCGGGCCTCAATGCCGGCGCCGACGACTACCTCGCCAAGCCCTTCGACCTCGAGGAGATGATCGCGCGCGTGGGCGCGCTGACCCGCCGGCTCGGGCGCAATGGCGAGCTGCGCTGCGGCCGCCTGCGCTACGAGTCGGCCGCCAATGTGTTCTACCGCGACGAGAGCCCGCTCGAGCTGTCGCAGCGCGAGGCCGAACTGCTCAAGAAGCTGATGTCGCGCGTCGATCGCGTCGTGCCCAGGGAGGAGCTCAGGCAGGCGGTGTTCGGTGCCGACACGGCGCAATCGGAGGCCATCGACCTCGTGGTGCATCGGCTCAGGAAGAAGCTGGTCGGCGCCAGCGTCGAGGTGCTCAACCTGCGCGGCGTCGGTTATCTGCTGTGCGACGACAGCTCCGCGGCGGCGCAACGCCCGGTCGGCGGATGA